Proteins co-encoded in one Spirosoma endbachense genomic window:
- a CDS encoding MFS transporter codes for MTQPRQRKVRDFRLPQIYAIILIDVIVGSAVGPILPEFVKGLQRPQLWLSAGTALFLGMQLFSAPLLGKLSDGYGRRPIFILSSVGTFLADCFLLPVRVGFYFANRISDGTTNGMYATVRSAITDISPKDQLFKNLGIEGAIISLGFVLGPAVSGLLLTTFDVVQGNQAKVVAIMAVTLSSVNMLLSWTLRETHPNPPGVDTSALKNELIQSLNVQLLWSRLAEKDSKYQGLKQLVLMQLALTFSIGYYNYFVTFASFGELHMDAKAISYFFMYFGALSVVISYVFYAYMADRINQQRAIFWLALIGVPVLGSYGLVGSSLVGLYILITIDCLTLSLIQGLIEGLMAQLTTDDDRGEVFGINQALQGLGSFATTLVFGALSLLDLRLPFAWFAGCLAIVAWLANQKLKKL; via the coding sequence ATGACGCAACCGCGCCAGCGGAAAGTCCGTGACTTTCGACTGCCTCAGATTTATGCCATTATCCTGATTGACGTCATTGTTGGTTCAGCTGTTGGGCCAATTTTACCCGAATTTGTAAAGGGCCTGCAACGCCCCCAATTATGGCTTTCGGCTGGTACGGCTTTGTTTTTAGGTATGCAATTGTTCTCCGCTCCTTTGCTGGGGAAACTCTCGGATGGCTACGGCCGCCGACCCATTTTTATTCTCTCATCGGTCGGTACGTTTCTGGCCGATTGCTTTTTGTTGCCTGTTCGGGTAGGCTTTTATTTTGCGAACCGCATCAGCGACGGCACAACCAACGGCATGTATGCAACGGTGCGATCGGCGATAACAGACATTTCCCCCAAAGATCAGCTATTCAAAAACCTCGGCATCGAAGGGGCTATTATTTCGCTTGGTTTTGTCCTCGGACCAGCCGTTTCGGGTCTGCTTCTGACCACGTTCGATGTCGTTCAGGGCAATCAGGCGAAGGTTGTGGCGATTATGGCGGTCACACTCTCAAGCGTGAATATGCTCCTGAGCTGGACACTTCGGGAAACTCACCCAAACCCGCCCGGCGTTGACACATCGGCGCTCAAAAACGAACTGATTCAATCCCTGAATGTACAGTTGCTCTGGAGTCGACTAGCAGAAAAAGACAGCAAATATCAGGGATTGAAACAATTGGTACTCATGCAATTAGCACTAACCTTCAGCATTGGTTATTACAATTACTTCGTAACCTTCGCGAGTTTTGGCGAACTGCACATGGATGCAAAGGCTATTTCTTACTTTTTCATGTATTTCGGCGCTTTGAGCGTGGTCATCAGTTATGTCTTTTACGCTTACATGGCCGACCGGATCAACCAGCAACGGGCTATTTTCTGGCTGGCACTCATCGGAGTACCCGTGCTGGGCAGTTACGGACTGGTTGGGTCATCACTGGTTGGGCTATATATCCTGATTACAATAGACTGCCTGACCCTGTCGCTAATCCAGGGATTGATCGAGGGGTTAATGGCTCAGCTAACAACCGACGACGACCGGGGCGAAGTTTTCGGCATTAATCAGGCGTTGCAGGGGCTGGGTAGCTTTGCAACCACATTAGTCTTTGGGGCTTTGTCACTACTTGATCTGCGGCTACCGTTTGCCTGGTTTGCCGGTTGTCTGGCCATTGTAGCCTGGCTGGCGAATCAAAAACTCAAAAAACTATAA
- a CDS encoding putative quinol monooxygenase has translation MLVRIVRMTFQEDKLADFHAIFDSSKYLIRAFPGNRHLQLLSDPDRPDVRMTYSLWDSANALEEYRQSELFRSTWAATKVLFAERAIAFSGENLETVTRIDMA, from the coding sequence ATGCTTGTTCGCATTGTTCGCATGACATTTCAGGAAGATAAACTTGCCGATTTTCATGCCATTTTTGATAGCTCCAAATACCTCATTCGGGCATTTCCGGGAAACCGGCATCTTCAGCTTTTAAGTGATCCCGACCGGCCCGACGTACGAATGACCTACAGCCTCTGGGACTCAGCCAATGCACTTGAAGAATATCGGCAGAGCGAGCTGTTTCGCTCAACATGGGCTGCTACAAAAGTATTGTTTGCAGAACGGGCTATTGCCTTCTCGGGCGAAAATCTGGAAACGGTAACACGAATCGATATGGCTTAA
- a CDS encoding tryptophan 2,3-dioxygenase family protein encodes MHESLTDKLNQLEQKFAAMGQDMASYLEGLLQADYLTYWDYIHLETLLSLQNPKTAYPDELIFVTYHQITELYFKLILHEIDQIAHAEPLTAAFFVARLGRLNRYFALLEESFSVMITGMERDQFLKFRMALLPSSGFQSVQFRQIEIVSTDFRNLLIAAPEEPAYISDLYEFMYWKQGATELATQQKTLTLRQFDQHNSSHLIRQAEDYQFKNLHHRYLKLEHDGQSTPELVTALREYDWRVNVRWKLAHLRSAVQYLHKQPEDIRATGGTNWQTYLPPRQQQIVFFPELWTEDELSSWGQSASPPEPL; translated from the coding sequence ATGCACGAATCACTAACCGACAAACTTAATCAGCTCGAGCAGAAATTCGCGGCTATGGGGCAGGATATGGCTTCTTATCTCGAAGGGTTGCTCCAGGCCGATTACCTAACCTATTGGGACTACATCCATCTCGAAACGCTGCTGTCTCTGCAAAACCCTAAAACAGCCTATCCCGACGAACTGATCTTCGTTACCTATCATCAGATTACCGAATTATACTTCAAGCTTATTCTGCACGAAATTGACCAGATCGCTCATGCCGAGCCGTTGACCGCTGCTTTTTTCGTTGCCCGATTGGGGCGACTGAACCGCTATTTTGCCCTACTTGAAGAATCGTTCAGCGTTATGATCACCGGCATGGAACGCGACCAGTTTCTGAAATTCAGGATGGCGCTTCTGCCATCGAGCGGGTTTCAGTCGGTTCAGTTCCGGCAGATCGAGATCGTATCGACTGACTTCCGGAACCTGTTGATCGCTGCTCCCGAAGAGCCAGCGTATATTTCTGATCTGTATGAGTTCATGTACTGGAAACAGGGCGCTACAGAACTGGCAACCCAGCAAAAAACCCTTACGCTCCGCCAGTTCGATCAACACAATAGCTCGCATCTGATTCGACAGGCCGAAGACTATCAATTCAAAAACCTACACCATCGTTATCTAAAACTGGAACACGATGGACAAAGTACACCCGAATTAGTAACGGCTCTGCGTGAATACGACTGGCGGGTAAATGTGCGCTGGAAATTAGCCCATTTGCGATCGGCGGTGCAATATCTGCACAAACAACCGGAAGACATCCGTGCTACGGGCGGAACGAACTGGCAAACGTACCTGCCACCCAGACAACAGCAAATCGTTTTCTTTCCAGAACTCTGGACCGAAGACGAATTAAGTAGCTGGGGTCAGTCGGCAAGCCCGCCAGAACCACTATAA
- a CDS encoding carboxypeptidase regulatory-like domain-containing protein codes for MYRWLTVVGLIACLTFGLVSGAYAQLTTTLSGYVTDATTGKPMPFANVYLNGSTRGSITNEQGHFSLAGVPLGTVEVVASFVGYQPAHQTLRLNDDQAKTINFRLKPGGQLLATVTVRGNLKKWERHLRQFKKQLLGEPFGGQCEIMNTDVLSFTEENGHLKAVATEPLVIENHALGYKLWYELAYFDGTFQKVFYAGSTRFEELKAPDERQANRYRRNRMRAYLGSVRHLMVTLIDSTYEDEGFLVYQEDITVPIARGKDNRATLYGSLRGHLKPLSIKKLIQPGRLPFERRLVSDRQLIVFYTNAMSPYSPYSDARYAYSQIKLPAGQMQMTTDGVITLPYGSEIQGSLADDRLSTMLPADWKPDQEKAVPSTNAPIIAQGKLLPPDARMERISTAFKERFHALAPVLFVHTDKPFYATGDRIWLSAYLLDAVTNRRPVGETAIHVALMTASGRLVQHQWLKISEGRAAGDFRLSDSLASGTYHLRAYTDEDDGQHRPAFERSIAVYNLIQSQSQAIADTAQKPLDVQLLPEGGHWVVGVRSRFGIKVVAPDGLGRQVAGRIIDDAGVEVARFTTNPLGLGSVVLAPVQGHTYQAQVTALQLESNHRLTGSVQLPPAEADGLLLSADVVSDSSRLIITITGTNRPAVDSAYVLIQQQGRVVDQRKIQLQNGVARVSLPSAGLPPGLNQLTLYDASARPKAERLVFLPERLAAVRVLMSLNKARYQPREQAILSVTLNDDGLPAVAVLSASVTDAGQVPDDTAAATIQTHLLLTGELRGRVEQPNLYLKDNSPETRRALDDLLLTQGWRRVSGTPENELLGGVSLIGRVLNQKNEPIPGAQVMIASMATEKSFLKSAGADEKGWFRLAGLDIADTTQLLAQLTNRELKPFLNDEAHFVLSGPGRTWDVDTARIPSNWQALHMQITAAKIRQEDDAAFYRDKTVKLLKEVIVRARKIEERPDDIKRRSLHNNADATLVFDEKSPRFPNLYEMIRGRFAGVGVTQTLTGGYQVVVRGVGSIMSGSQPLFLMDGMPVQDMDGTGLLNFNPSDIERVELLKNAGTAGIYGVRGGNGVIAFYSKVFRPDKPSTSKKTGTKPMQLIGYPSVLREFYVPRYDSKPDETTPPEVSSRIDRRDVLYWKPLIQTDGQGHSQLQFPLSDVVRTLRVTVQGITAEGRPVVGSALIRVQ; via the coding sequence ATGTATCGTTGGCTAACTGTCGTTGGGTTGATTGCCTGTCTGACGTTCGGGCTGGTTTCGGGGGCGTATGCACAATTGACCACTACGCTATCTGGCTATGTGACCGACGCTACGACCGGTAAGCCAATGCCCTTTGCCAATGTATACCTCAACGGCTCTACGCGGGGTTCCATTACAAATGAGCAGGGACACTTTTCATTAGCGGGTGTTCCGTTGGGGACAGTAGAGGTTGTGGCTTCTTTTGTCGGCTATCAGCCAGCGCACCAGACATTACGACTCAACGACGACCAGGCGAAGACAATCAATTTTCGCCTGAAACCCGGCGGACAATTACTGGCTACTGTAACCGTTCGGGGCAATCTCAAGAAGTGGGAGCGGCATCTTCGTCAGTTTAAAAAGCAGCTGCTTGGCGAACCGTTTGGCGGGCAGTGCGAAATCATGAACACCGATGTACTCAGTTTTACCGAAGAAAACGGACATCTGAAAGCCGTTGCGACTGAGCCGCTTGTTATTGAAAATCATGCGTTGGGTTATAAACTATGGTATGAACTGGCCTATTTTGATGGAACCTTCCAAAAGGTCTTTTATGCCGGTTCGACTCGCTTCGAAGAGCTAAAAGCACCCGATGAACGACAGGCTAATCGATACCGCCGAAATCGGATGCGTGCCTATCTGGGATCGGTCCGGCATCTGATGGTCACGCTGATCGACAGTACCTATGAGGATGAAGGCTTTCTGGTCTATCAGGAAGACATAACCGTACCGATAGCCAGAGGCAAAGATAATCGGGCAACATTGTATGGTTCACTAAGAGGGCACCTGAAGCCGCTGAGCATAAAAAAACTGATTCAGCCGGGGCGGTTACCGTTTGAGCGCAGGCTGGTTTCTGACCGTCAACTGATTGTATTTTACACCAATGCGATGTCGCCTTATTCGCCCTATAGCGATGCCCGGTACGCTTATTCGCAAATCAAACTTCCAGCGGGACAAATGCAGATGACCACCGATGGTGTCATAACGCTACCCTATGGATCAGAAATACAAGGCTCACTGGCCGACGATCGCCTATCGACGATGCTTCCTGCCGACTGGAAGCCTGACCAGGAGAAGGCTGTTCCCTCAACAAATGCCCCAATTATTGCACAGGGAAAACTATTGCCCCCCGATGCCCGGATGGAGCGAATTTCTACGGCGTTTAAGGAGCGTTTTCATGCGCTGGCACCGGTTCTGTTTGTGCATACCGATAAGCCATTCTACGCAACGGGTGATCGAATCTGGCTAAGCGCTTACCTGCTCGATGCGGTTACCAATCGCCGACCCGTTGGCGAAACGGCAATTCATGTAGCCCTCATGACGGCTTCAGGGCGGCTCGTTCAGCATCAGTGGCTGAAAATATCGGAAGGTCGGGCGGCTGGTGATTTCCGACTGTCGGATTCGCTGGCTTCAGGAACGTATCATTTGAGGGCTTATACCGATGAAGACGATGGGCAACATCGACCTGCTTTTGAACGATCCATTGCCGTGTATAATCTGATTCAGTCACAAAGTCAGGCAATAGCCGACACAGCACAAAAACCGCTGGACGTACAGCTATTGCCCGAAGGCGGTCATTGGGTGGTTGGGGTCCGGTCTCGATTTGGTATAAAAGTGGTGGCGCCTGATGGCCTTGGTCGGCAGGTGGCAGGCCGGATTATCGATGATGCAGGTGTGGAAGTGGCTCGGTTTACAACGAATCCGTTGGGGCTTGGCAGTGTGGTGCTGGCACCGGTTCAAGGCCATACCTACCAGGCACAGGTAACGGCTTTACAACTGGAATCGAATCACCGGTTGACCGGGTCGGTTCAATTACCTCCTGCCGAAGCCGATGGATTGCTGCTATCAGCCGATGTTGTTAGTGATAGCAGCCGGCTGATTATCACGATTACGGGAACAAATCGTCCGGCCGTCGATTCGGCTTATGTGTTGATACAGCAACAGGGCCGCGTGGTCGATCAGCGAAAAATTCAATTGCAGAATGGCGTGGCACGGGTCAGTTTACCCAGTGCCGGTTTGCCCCCCGGTCTGAATCAACTCACCCTTTATGATGCTTCTGCCCGACCAAAGGCCGAGCGACTGGTGTTTTTGCCGGAACGATTGGCCGCGGTTCGGGTGCTGATGTCCCTCAATAAAGCGCGTTATCAGCCTCGTGAACAGGCTATTTTAAGCGTTACGCTCAATGATGACGGACTTCCTGCAGTTGCCGTATTGTCTGCCTCGGTAACCGATGCCGGGCAGGTTCCCGACGATACCGCTGCGGCTACCATCCAGACGCATCTGCTGCTGACCGGTGAATTACGGGGGCGAGTTGAGCAACCCAATCTATACCTTAAAGACAACTCGCCCGAAACACGCCGGGCTTTAGACGATCTGCTGTTGACGCAGGGCTGGCGTCGCGTAAGCGGTACACCCGAAAACGAACTGCTGGGGGGCGTGTCATTGATTGGGCGAGTGCTGAACCAGAAAAACGAGCCTATTCCTGGGGCGCAGGTCATGATTGCCTCAATGGCGACAGAAAAGTCATTCCTGAAATCAGCCGGGGCTGATGAAAAAGGGTGGTTTCGATTAGCAGGTTTAGATATTGCCGATACGACGCAGCTGTTAGCTCAACTGACTAACCGGGAATTGAAGCCGTTCCTGAATGATGAAGCCCATTTTGTGCTGAGTGGACCTGGTCGGACGTGGGATGTAGACACCGCCCGTATCCCCTCAAATTGGCAGGCTTTACACATGCAGATAACCGCAGCGAAAATCCGTCAGGAAGACGATGCCGCTTTCTACCGTGACAAAACCGTTAAACTCCTGAAAGAAGTTATTGTCCGTGCCCGAAAAATTGAAGAACGTCCGGATGACATTAAACGAAGGAGTTTGCATAATAATGCTGACGCTACACTTGTGTTCGACGAAAAATCTCCCCGATTTCCGAATCTGTATGAGATGATTCGTGGGCGGTTTGCCGGAGTAGGGGTCACACAAACGTTGACTGGTGGTTATCAGGTGGTTGTGCGAGGAGTGGGGAGTATTATGAGCGGCTCACAGCCCTTGTTTCTCATGGACGGAATGCCCGTTCAGGATATGGATGGAACGGGTTTGTTAAATTTCAATCCCAGTGATATTGAGCGCGTCGAGTTGTTGAAAAATGCTGGAACCGCTGGCATTTATGGCGTTCGGGGTGGAAATGGCGTCATCGCTTTTTACTCGAAAGTGTTTCGGCCCGATAAGCCATCGACCAGTAAAAAAACAGGAACAAAGCCCATGCAATTGATTGGGTATCCATCGGTGCTGCGGGAGTTCTACGTGCCACGCTATGACAGTAAACCTGACGAAACGACACCTCCCGAAGTTTCGTCGCGGATTGATCGCCGGGATGTATTGTACTGGAAACCACTGATTCAAACGGATGGGCAGGGACATAGTCAGTTGCAGTTTCCGCTGTCGGATGTGGTCAGAACGTTGCGCGTAACGGTGCAGGGCATCACCGCCGAAGGTCGGCCGGTGGTTGGTTCAGCGCTGATCCGGGTTCAATAA
- a CDS encoding family 43 glycosylhydrolase — MRLSLYLVLLFIFAYPSVAQQRTYCNPMDISYRYNFEQLNEKISYRSGADPVIVNHKKEYYLFVTIQGGWWHSKDLVNWNYIVPDKWPMEDMCAPAAMSVRDTLYLFQSTFEQRPIFISTEPEKGKLKFYNRWLPRLPKDIGPWDPALFHDDDTDKWYMYWGSSNVYPIFGAELDKSRNLTYAGNNPAQAYKAMLWLDPYKHGWERFGPNHSDPFKPFTEGAWMTKYKGKYYLQYGAPGTEYNVYGNGTYVSNDPLGPFEYAPYNPIAYKPGGFATGCGHGNTFQDNFGNYWNTGTTWIGYNWGMERRIVMNPAGFDKDDHMFANTRFGDFPHYLPTQKVPSQNGTESDALFTGWMLLNYKKPVVASSTLSTPTDTVRVAANVADENPRTFWVAAQNKPGETLTADLGTEREIRAVQVDYIDYKQTVYDSDSTVYTQFKILTSTDNKKWDVVADLTKEPKRDRACAYVQLDKPVRARYVRYEHVYVAGSHLAINAFRLFGNGFGKAPATPATLTAKRQKDQRNADLSWSKVPGAVGYNIRWGIAPDKLYQNYQFWNDEANTFELRALNVDVPYYFAIEAFDENGVSVLSKVIDDGSGLGKK, encoded by the coding sequence ATGCGTTTATCGCTTTATCTGGTTCTCCTGTTCATTTTTGCCTATCCGTCCGTCGCTCAGCAAAGAACTTACTGCAACCCGATGGACATCAGTTATCGGTACAATTTCGAGCAGCTCAACGAGAAAATTTCGTATCGATCCGGAGCCGATCCTGTCATTGTTAACCACAAGAAGGAATATTATCTCTTCGTCACCATTCAGGGTGGCTGGTGGCATTCCAAAGACCTGGTTAACTGGAACTATATCGTACCCGACAAATGGCCAATGGAGGACATGTGCGCTCCGGCGGCCATGTCGGTCCGCGATACACTGTATCTGTTTCAATCTACCTTCGAGCAACGGCCCATTTTTATTTCGACGGAACCCGAAAAAGGAAAACTCAAATTTTATAATCGCTGGCTACCCCGTCTGCCCAAAGACATTGGTCCCTGGGACCCGGCTCTGTTTCACGACGATGATACCGACAAATGGTATATGTACTGGGGTTCATCGAATGTATACCCGATTTTCGGAGCTGAGCTGGACAAGAGCCGAAACCTGACCTACGCAGGCAACAATCCCGCCCAGGCATATAAAGCCATGCTCTGGCTCGACCCCTATAAACACGGCTGGGAACGCTTCGGCCCGAATCATTCCGACCCGTTCAAACCCTTTACGGAGGGGGCCTGGATGACCAAATACAAGGGCAAGTATTACCTGCAATATGGTGCGCCCGGCACCGAGTACAACGTATACGGCAATGGCACTTATGTTAGCAATGATCCACTGGGGCCGTTTGAGTACGCGCCTTATAATCCGATTGCCTACAAACCGGGCGGTTTCGCTACGGGTTGTGGACATGGCAATACGTTCCAGGACAATTTTGGTAACTATTGGAATACGGGCACTACCTGGATTGGCTACAATTGGGGCATGGAACGCCGGATTGTGATGAATCCGGCAGGTTTCGACAAAGACGACCATATGTTTGCCAACACGCGGTTTGGTGATTTTCCACATTACCTGCCTACGCAAAAAGTACCCAGCCAGAACGGAACGGAAAGCGATGCGCTGTTTACCGGCTGGATGCTTCTCAACTACAAAAAACCAGTCGTAGCCTCATCGACCCTATCGACACCTACTGATACCGTTCGAGTCGCGGCAAATGTAGCCGACGAAAATCCGCGCACATTCTGGGTCGCGGCTCAGAACAAACCGGGCGAAACCCTAACCGCTGACTTAGGAACGGAACGTGAAATCCGGGCCGTTCAGGTCGATTATATCGACTATAAACAAACTGTTTATGACTCCGATTCGACCGTGTATACGCAGTTCAAAATCCTGACCTCAACCGACAATAAAAAGTGGGATGTTGTTGCCGATCTGACGAAAGAACCCAAACGCGACCGGGCCTGCGCCTATGTGCAACTGGACAAACCCGTTCGGGCGCGGTATGTGCGATATGAGCACGTTTACGTTGCGGGTTCGCATCTGGCCATCAATGCATTCCGCCTATTTGGCAATGGATTCGGGAAAGCCCCGGCAACACCCGCTACGCTGACCGCCAAACGTCAGAAAGACCAGCGCAATGCCGACCTGTCCTGGAGCAAGGTTCCCGGCGCTGTCGGCTACAACATCCGCTGGGGCATTGCGCCTGACAAACTCTATCAGAATTATCAGTTCTGGAACGACGAAGCCAATACCTTCGAACTTAGGGCGCTCAACGTTGACGTACCGTATTATTTTGCGATCGAAGCCTTCGACGAAAATGGCGTATCCGTGTTGAGTAAAGTCATAGATGATGGATCGGGTCTGGGGAAAAAGTGA
- a CDS encoding aldo/keto reductase — protein sequence MNYRTFGRMGWEISEIGYGMWGLADWTGSERPQIEKALDLAVERGCNFFDTAWGYGSGLSEQILGDLLKRNPDKILYTATKIPPKNRTWPSRPDFQLDDVFPADYIVEYTEKSLQNLGVETIDLMQFHVWEDAWADRDDWQEAITKLTQQGKVRAWGLSVNRWEPDNSLNTLRTGLIDAVQVIYNIFDQNPEDHLFPLCKQLNLGLIARVPFDEGTLTGTFTKETTFPANDWRSTYFVPENLNSSVDRADALRPLIPADMTMPEMALRFILSNPDVHTTIPGMRQLRNVEANTAVSDGRGLSPELLHELKGHRWDRTPTDWSQ from the coding sequence ATGAATTACCGTACATTCGGCCGCATGGGCTGGGAAATCTCCGAAATTGGCTATGGCATGTGGGGCCTCGCCGACTGGACTGGCTCTGAACGGCCACAAATCGAAAAAGCACTCGATCTGGCGGTTGAACGGGGCTGCAATTTTTTCGATACGGCCTGGGGCTATGGCTCCGGTCTGAGCGAACAGATTCTGGGCGACCTGCTCAAGCGAAATCCCGACAAGATTCTGTATACCGCAACCAAAATTCCACCCAAAAATCGCACCTGGCCTTCCAGACCTGACTTTCAGTTAGACGATGTATTCCCGGCCGACTACATTGTTGAATATACCGAAAAAAGCCTGCAAAACCTTGGTGTTGAAACCATCGACCTGATGCAGTTTCATGTCTGGGAAGATGCCTGGGCCGACCGTGACGACTGGCAGGAAGCGATCACAAAATTGACACAGCAAGGCAAAGTGCGGGCCTGGGGTCTATCTGTAAATCGCTGGGAGCCAGACAATAGCCTGAACACCCTTCGAACCGGACTGATCGACGCCGTACAGGTGATCTACAACATCTTCGACCAAAACCCGGAAGATCATTTGTTTCCTCTGTGTAAACAATTGAACCTCGGCCTTATTGCCCGCGTACCCTTTGATGAAGGCACGCTCACCGGCACATTTACGAAAGAAACTACCTTTCCGGCCAACGACTGGCGTTCGACCTATTTCGTTCCTGAAAACCTTAACAGCAGCGTCGATCGTGCCGATGCGTTACGCCCCCTGATCCCGGCGGATATGACAATGCCCGAAATGGCGTTGCGGTTCATTTTAAGTAATCCCGATGTTCATACGACGATTCCGGGCATGCGTCAGCTCCGAAACGTAGAAGCCAACACCGCCGTTAGCGACGGACGCGGCCTGTCGCCGGAGTTACTGCACGAACTCAAAGGCCATCGCTGGGATCGGACACCGACGGACTGGAGTCAGTAG
- a CDS encoding SDR family oxidoreductase, with the protein MNVENKTIIISGASRGIGRATALLLAQHGANVVATARNADDLKQLEVTATEGSVRGKIVTVPGDVANEADMAAVVKAALDQFRRIDVVINNAGYGVFKNVDEITVSEWDDLMATNVKGTFILTKAALPSMKAHGSGHIVVVASDVAKRTFAGGSLYTASKYAQEAFMGALRKEVRPFGIKVTGVYSGLVDSHFHEKGHGHETSQNWLKNEDMAESMLFIVSRPAHVVIDEFMVHPLEQEY; encoded by the coding sequence ATGAACGTCGAAAACAAAACCATTATTATTTCAGGGGCATCGCGGGGTATTGGCCGGGCAACGGCTTTATTGCTGGCCCAGCACGGTGCCAATGTTGTTGCTACCGCCCGTAATGCCGACGATCTTAAGCAACTCGAAGTGACGGCGACCGAAGGATCTGTTCGGGGAAAGATCGTAACGGTGCCGGGCGACGTCGCCAATGAGGCCGATATGGCCGCAGTCGTTAAGGCCGCGCTCGATCAGTTCAGGCGCATTGATGTTGTGATCAACAATGCAGGCTATGGGGTTTTCAAAAACGTCGATGAAATTACGGTCAGTGAGTGGGACGACCTGATGGCTACCAACGTGAAAGGGACGTTTATTCTGACAAAGGCTGCGCTTCCGTCGATGAAAGCACATGGCTCAGGGCATATTGTTGTCGTGGCATCGGATGTAGCCAAGCGGACCTTCGCGGGTGGATCGCTCTATACGGCCAGCAAGTACGCGCAGGAAGCGTTTATGGGGGCGTTGCGTAAGGAAGTCCGGCCGTTTGGTATTAAAGTGACAGGCGTTTATTCAGGACTGGTCGATTCGCACTTCCACGAAAAAGGTCACGGTCACGAAACGTCACAAAACTGGCTCAAAAATGAAGACATGGCCGAATCGATGCTGTTCATTGTCAGCCGCCCGGCTCACGTTGTGATTGATGAGTTTATGGTACATCCGCTGGAGCAGGAGTATTAA
- a CDS encoding GNAT family N-acetyltransferase, protein MQFFFRNDQPEVAVDLLREVGQWLVDNDRELWTVDALTLDNLIDDFTRDKLYVMYADHGNGTAPEPAAAFILQWEDPHYWPDVPANTSGFIHKLAIRRPFNGQNLFASILKFSREECLKRGIYTLQLETDAGRPKLMQFYERYGFQPTYQRDMSEFGKSFTCQFYIMTF, encoded by the coding sequence ATGCAATTCTTCTTCCGAAACGACCAGCCCGAAGTGGCCGTTGATCTATTACGCGAAGTCGGTCAATGGCTTGTTGACAATGATCGCGAACTCTGGACAGTTGACGCCCTGACACTCGACAACCTCATCGACGATTTTACCCGCGATAAGCTCTATGTGATGTATGCCGACCACGGCAACGGAACAGCGCCAGAACCAGCGGCAGCCTTCATACTTCAGTGGGAAGACCCCCATTACTGGCCCGATGTTCCGGCCAACACGTCGGGCTTTATCCATAAATTAGCCATCAGGCGTCCTTTTAATGGACAGAATCTGTTCGCGTCGATTCTGAAGTTTAGCCGGGAGGAATGCCTCAAACGAGGTATTTACACCCTTCAGCTCGAAACCGACGCCGGGCGACCTAAACTCATGCAGTTTTACGAACGATACGGATTCCAGCCTACCTATCAGCGCGATATGAGCGAATTCGGCAAGTCGTTTACCTGTCAGTTTTACATAATGACGTTTTAA
- a CDS encoding DUF3823 domain-containing protein: protein MIALLGGLFMSGCSKWNLEPKEITPTSSSTLPTVTITNVDNFSITGRGTVVTFTFNVTSVPRVTVKELGVCYSTTNKTPSLADASGTTALAKAKDLTLPSSIGITLTAKGTYYYRAYALLDDGRVSYSKLDSFVN from the coding sequence ATGATTGCCCTACTAGGCGGTCTATTTATGTCCGGGTGTTCAAAATGGAATCTGGAGCCTAAAGAAATAACACCCACTTCGTCGTCGACCCTTCCCACCGTAACCATTACGAACGTGGATAATTTTTCGATAACCGGACGTGGTACTGTGGTGACCTTTACCTTCAACGTGACCTCGGTACCCCGCGTAACGGTCAAAGAGCTGGGTGTTTGTTATTCAACTACCAATAAAACTCCGTCGCTGGCCGACGCATCAGGAACAACAGCCCTCGCAAAAGCTAAAGATCTGACTTTACCCAGCTCAATAGGCATTACCCTTACAGCAAAAGGAACGTACTATTACCGAGCCTATGCTCTTCTCGACGATGGGCGGGTCAGTTATAGCAAACTCGATTCGTTTGTGAATTGA